In Novipirellula galeiformis, one DNA window encodes the following:
- a CDS encoding sugar phosphate isomerase/epimerase family protein, producing MARPVTLFTGQWADLPIAELARMTAEFGYDGIELACWGDHFEVDRAIAEDDYCDKQRKLLDDAGLQCHAISGHLVGQAVLDNIDARHKSILPEYVWGDGDPAGVNQRAAEELMNTARAAQKFGVGVVNGFTGSSIWHLLYSFPPVPPSMIDDGFALLAERFNPILDVFAECGVNFALEVHPTEIAFDIHTAARALEALDHRKEFGFNFDPSHLIWQGIDPVQFIRAFPDRIYHVHIKDAIVTLDGRSGINCSHLNFGDSRRGWDFRSPGRGGVNFEEIIRALNEIEYTGPLSIEWEDSGMERTFGAKEACAFTKKLDFSPSTVAFDAAFDE from the coding sequence ATGGCTCGACCCGTTACGCTTTTCACCGGCCAATGGGCCGACCTGCCGATTGCTGAATTGGCTCGCATGACCGCCGAATTTGGTTACGACGGTATCGAATTAGCGTGCTGGGGGGATCACTTCGAAGTGGACCGCGCGATCGCCGAAGACGACTATTGTGACAAGCAACGCAAATTGCTCGACGATGCGGGGCTGCAATGCCACGCCATCAGCGGCCATTTGGTCGGTCAAGCGGTGTTGGACAACATCGACGCCCGTCACAAATCGATTTTGCCTGAGTACGTTTGGGGTGATGGAGATCCCGCGGGCGTGAACCAGCGAGCGGCCGAAGAGTTAATGAATACCGCGCGTGCCGCTCAGAAATTTGGGGTCGGTGTCGTCAACGGGTTCACCGGTAGCAGCATTTGGCATCTGCTGTATTCCTTCCCGCCCGTTCCACCGAGCATGATTGATGACGGTTTCGCATTGCTGGCCGAGCGATTCAATCCGATTCTCGATGTCTTCGCTGAATGTGGGGTGAACTTCGCCTTGGAAGTGCATCCGACCGAAATTGCCTTCGATATTCACACCGCAGCTCGCGCACTCGAGGCGCTCGACCATCGCAAAGAGTTTGGTTTCAATTTCGATCCCAGCCACTTGATTTGGCAGGGCATCGATCCGGTTCAATTCATTCGTGCGTTCCCCGACCGCATCTATCACGTGCATATCAAAGATGCGATTGTGACGCTCGACGGTCGCAGCGGCATTAATTGCAGCCATTTGAACTTCGGCGATTCGCGACGTGGTTGGGACTTCCGCAGTCCCGGCCGAGGTGGCGTGAACTTTGAAGAGATCATTCGTGCCCTCAACGAAATCGAGTACACCGGTCCACTTTCCATTGAATGGGAAGATTCCGGAATGGAGCGAACCTTCGGAGCCAAGGAAGCGTGTGCGTTCACGAAGAAACTTGATTTTTCACCTAGCACCGTCGCCTTTGACGCGGCATTTGATGAGTAA
- a CDS encoding LapA family protein, with product MMQKIRWFLLLLGIVIALVIAFQNNRNEEVNVLFFHGEVSLLLLIVTAVGVGFVFGAMMTYGMLRPKKGAAKKSHSAAGKVVSAGPASASHSPSAPKPERADALTPDRADAKE from the coding sequence ATGATGCAGAAAATACGCTGGTTTTTGTTGCTTCTGGGAATCGTGATCGCGCTGGTGATCGCTTTTCAGAACAATCGAAACGAGGAGGTGAATGTGTTGTTCTTCCATGGCGAAGTCTCCTTGTTGCTGCTGATTGTGACTGCGGTGGGGGTGGGATTTGTATTTGGCGCGATGATGACTTATGGGATGTTGCGCCCGAAAAAGGGGGCTGCGAAAAAGTCGCATTCGGCCGCTGGGAAGGTGGTTTCGGCGGGGCCGGCCTCGGCGAGCCATTCCCCATCGGCTCCGAAGCCAGAGCGGGCCGACGCTCTGACTCCGGATCGTGCCGACGCGAAGGAATAG
- a CDS encoding FAD:protein FMN transferase, translating into MNRSTFTTTTQRMIPFAAFSFAAALLWLAGSPAVAQDGAEIREFRGQTMGTTYMVKVYDPPKLADGIDIEIDAELRSVNDQMSTYLKSSEISRFNASESTDWFDVSAETALVVDAALRISKATNGAFDVTVGPLVNAWSFGPDAKTNTVPSDETIATLRESVGYEKLAVRIEPPALKKSTSSLKVDLSSIAKGHGVDRVIALLERHGAKNVFVEIGGEVRVTGKKGDQPWKVGIQDPRIEQSGTNETPLAAAHPIENQAMATSGDYRIFFEVDGKRYSHTLDPRSGRPIDHDLASVSVIAPTCMEADGWATAINVLGAEQGAKIAAAEGLDILLIRHRGNEFTRLGTGTLAQYATDPKLEPHAAQTQTHQAAQPGDAAHASEEATFFAKMLPTLIITLIGFGIILSAMAIGVIFGRKSISGSCGGLAGKKNDDGSVSCSLCSNPSDACQELREQMKKDA; encoded by the coding sequence ATGAACCGATCCACGTTCACAACGACAACGCAGCGAATGATCCCGTTCGCTGCGTTTTCTTTTGCTGCCGCTCTGCTGTGGCTCGCCGGCTCTCCCGCGGTGGCTCAGGACGGCGCCGAGATTCGCGAGTTTCGCGGCCAGACCATGGGGACAACCTACATGGTCAAAGTCTACGATCCTCCGAAACTCGCGGATGGCATCGACATCGAGATCGATGCGGAACTGCGATCGGTAAACGATCAAATGTCGACCTATTTGAAGTCGTCCGAGATCAGCCGATTCAACGCTTCGGAATCAACCGATTGGTTTGACGTCAGTGCGGAGACCGCGTTGGTCGTTGACGCCGCACTACGAATTTCCAAAGCAACCAACGGTGCGTTTGACGTCACCGTCGGCCCGTTGGTCAATGCGTGGAGCTTCGGACCGGATGCAAAAACAAACACTGTCCCCAGTGACGAAACGATCGCGACGCTTCGTGAATCGGTCGGTTACGAAAAGCTAGCGGTGCGAATCGAACCGCCCGCATTGAAGAAATCGACGTCCTCATTGAAAGTAGACCTCTCGTCCATCGCCAAAGGACACGGCGTCGACCGCGTCATCGCGTTGCTCGAGCGTCATGGTGCCAAAAACGTCTTTGTCGAAATCGGAGGCGAAGTGCGGGTGACGGGCAAGAAAGGCGACCAACCTTGGAAGGTCGGAATCCAGGACCCGAGGATCGAGCAATCAGGAACCAACGAGACGCCGCTGGCCGCTGCTCACCCCATCGAAAACCAAGCGATGGCGACGTCGGGTGATTACCGGATCTTTTTTGAAGTGGATGGAAAACGCTATTCCCACACCCTCGATCCGCGCAGCGGGCGTCCGATCGACCACGATCTCGCCTCCGTGTCGGTGATCGCTCCGACGTGTATGGAAGCAGACGGGTGGGCCACCGCGATCAATGTGCTCGGAGCGGAGCAAGGGGCGAAAATCGCGGCTGCTGAAGGCTTGGACATTCTATTGATCCGCCACCGTGGAAACGAATTCACGCGGCTCGGGACGGGAACGCTCGCGCAATACGCGACGGATCCGAAACTTGAACCGCATGCGGCCCAGACTCAAACCCACCAAGCCGCTCAGCCGGGCGACGCGGCACACGCCAGCGAAGAGGCGACGTTCTTTGCCAAAATGCTTCCCACCTTGATCATCACGTTGATCGGATTTGGAATCATCTTGAGCGCGATGGCAATCGGAGTGATCTTCGGACGTAAATCGATCAGCGGTTCGTGCGGTGGCTTGGCGGGGAAGAAAAATGACGACGGCAGCGTCAGTTGTTCGCTGTGCAGCAATCCTTCGGACGCCTGCCAAGAACTCCGCGAGCAGATGAAAAAAGACGCTTAG
- a CDS encoding Gfo/Idh/MocA family protein, whose amino-acid sequence MSDSICRWGFLGAAAIARKNWKAIRLSGNGRVAAVASRSVERAQCFIDECAAEAPQSEPAVAMGSYEELIRSDDIDAVYIPLPTGIRKPWVIAAAEAGKHVLCEKPVGVNTKQVREMLDACRAANVQFMDGVMFDHSQRIEDVSHALHHDHVVGKLRRINTHFSFCGDDSFLESNIRANHELEPHGCLGDLGWYCIRFTLWAAGLQMPERVSARTITAIGNPQGQPHVPGEFSAELQFGEGLSATFYCSFLTSNQQTAVVSGDRGHLTIDDFVLPFYDSQAHWATHDHALEIENCRWNFNRKTQSRSSVGYASGEPNSQEVQMVRRLATCALHNKLDLRYPELTLKTQLILDACRRSAIANGDWVNVDAVAG is encoded by the coding sequence ATGTCAGACTCAATCTGCAGATGGGGATTTTTAGGTGCAGCGGCGATCGCGCGAAAAAACTGGAAAGCGATTCGGCTCAGTGGCAATGGACGCGTCGCTGCGGTCGCCAGCCGGTCGGTAGAGCGTGCCCAGTGCTTCATCGATGAATGTGCCGCCGAAGCACCGCAAAGCGAACCCGCCGTCGCAATGGGCTCGTACGAGGAGCTGATTCGCAGCGATGACATCGATGCGGTCTACATTCCGCTGCCCACGGGGATTCGTAAACCATGGGTGATCGCCGCCGCCGAGGCGGGCAAGCACGTGTTGTGCGAAAAACCGGTGGGCGTTAACACGAAACAAGTTCGTGAGATGCTCGATGCCTGTCGCGCCGCCAACGTCCAATTCATGGATGGCGTGATGTTCGATCACAGCCAACGGATCGAGGATGTTTCGCACGCCCTGCATCACGATCATGTCGTCGGAAAACTTCGCCGTATCAATACGCACTTTTCGTTCTGCGGCGATGACTCCTTTCTCGAATCAAACATCCGTGCCAATCATGAACTCGAGCCGCATGGGTGCCTGGGTGATCTCGGCTGGTATTGCATTCGCTTCACACTCTGGGCGGCCGGACTGCAGATGCCCGAACGCGTGTCCGCACGAACGATCACCGCGATAGGGAACCCGCAAGGCCAACCTCATGTACCGGGCGAGTTTTCTGCCGAGCTGCAATTCGGTGAAGGACTCTCGGCCACGTTCTATTGCTCCTTTTTGACAAGCAATCAACAAACCGCGGTCGTGTCGGGAGACCGAGGCCATTTGACGATTGATGACTTCGTCTTGCCGTTCTATGACTCACAAGCGCATTGGGCGACCCACGACCACGCCTTGGAAATTGAGAATTGTCGATGGAACTTCAATCGGAAGACTCAATCGCGATCGAGCGTGGGCTACGCCTCGGGGGAACCCAACTCGCAAGAAGTGCAGATGGTTCGCCGACTCGCGACGTGCGCGCTGCACAACAAGCTCGATCTCCGCTATCCCGAGCTGACCCTGAAGACGCAATTGATTCTTGATGCGTGTCGACGCAGCGCGATCGCAAACGGAGACTGGGTCAACGTCGATGCGGTCGCAGGCTAG
- a CDS encoding secondary thiamine-phosphate synthase enzyme YjbQ translates to MWIQKKLRLPAMQRGFHLVTEMIVRDLPELDSIGVGWMQVFIQHTSASLTINENADPDVRIDFETAMNHAVPESLPYIHTLEGPDDMPAHVKASMMGASVMIPITDGRLQLGVWQGIYLCEHRDHAGGRNVIVTVMGESS, encoded by the coding sequence ATGTGGATTCAGAAAAAACTACGGCTTCCTGCGATGCAGCGAGGCTTCCATTTAGTCACCGAAATGATCGTTCGCGATCTGCCTGAACTCGACTCGATTGGAGTGGGGTGGATGCAGGTATTTATCCAGCACACGAGCGCCTCGTTGACGATCAACGAGAACGCCGATCCCGACGTGCGCATCGACTTCGAAACCGCGATGAACCATGCCGTTCCCGAATCGCTTCCCTACATTCACACCCTCGAAGGTCCCGATGATATGCCCGCGCATGTCAAAGCTTCGATGATGGGAGCAAGCGTCATGATTCCGATTACCGATGGCCGATTGCAGCTCGGCGTTTGGCAAGGCATTTACTTGTGCGAGCACCGTGACCATGCGGGAGGCCGCAATGTCATCGTCACCGTTATGGGCGAATCAAGCTAA
- a CDS encoding phosphoglycerate kinase: MAKKTIDQVDVAGKNVLMRVDFNVPLDENQTITDDRRIRMALPSIKSVIDRGGRVILMSHLGRPEGKGDDAKYSLAPAAKQLGVLLEKPVAFAADTVGEDATGKAAALTDGDVLVLENLRFNPGEKKGDSEFAGKLAAMADVYCNDAFGTCHRKDASMVAVPEAMAGKPRVVGHLVAKEIAYLTDAISNPKRPFVAILGGAKVSDKINVINNLLGICDTILIGGAMAYTFSLAKGGNVGGSLVEKDKVDLAKELLAKGGDKLRLPVDTHCGDDFRDIAGCNKKIVAAGEIPDDMEGFDIGPETAELYSEVIKNAKTIVWNGPMGVFEKPPMDAGTKAVAQAVADSDSVSIIGGGDSAAAVDQLGFADQVSHVSTGGGASLAMLEGQRFAAVDLLDEA, encoded by the coding sequence ATGGCGAAAAAGACAATCGATCAAGTCGACGTAGCGGGTAAGAATGTATTGATGCGGGTCGACTTTAATGTCCCGCTCGATGAAAACCAGACGATCACCGATGACCGCCGCATTCGCATGGCATTGCCGAGCATCAAGAGCGTCATCGATCGTGGCGGACGCGTGATTTTGATGAGCCATCTGGGACGTCCCGAAGGCAAGGGGGATGACGCCAAGTACAGTTTGGCACCCGCGGCGAAGCAATTGGGCGTGTTGCTGGAAAAACCAGTGGCCTTTGCCGCCGATACGGTCGGGGAGGACGCGACCGGCAAAGCCGCCGCACTCACCGACGGCGACGTGTTGGTGCTGGAAAACTTGCGTTTCAATCCCGGCGAAAAGAAGGGCGACAGCGAGTTTGCGGGCAAGCTCGCCGCCATGGCCGATGTTTATTGCAACGATGCCTTCGGTACCTGTCACCGCAAAGACGCATCGATGGTTGCCGTCCCCGAAGCGATGGCCGGCAAGCCTCGCGTGGTCGGCCATCTGGTTGCCAAAGAGATCGCTTACTTGACCGACGCGATCAGCAACCCCAAACGTCCCTTCGTCGCGATTTTGGGCGGAGCGAAGGTCAGCGACAAGATCAACGTGATCAACAACTTGCTGGGGATTTGTGACACGATCTTGATCGGGGGCGCAATGGCATACACCTTCTCGTTGGCCAAGGGCGGCAACGTGGGAGGCAGCTTGGTCGAGAAAGACAAGGTCGACTTAGCAAAAGAACTACTGGCCAAGGGAGGCGACAAATTGCGTCTTCCTGTCGACACTCATTGTGGCGACGACTTCCGCGACATCGCCGGCTGCAACAAAAAGATCGTGGCGGCAGGTGAGATCCCTGACGACATGGAAGGCTTTGACATCGGTCCTGAAACCGCAGAACTCTACTCCGAGGTGATCAAGAACGCCAAAACGATCGTCTGGAACGGCCCCATGGGCGTGTTTGAAAAACCACCCATGGACGCTGGCACCAAAGCGGTCGCTCAAGCGGTCGCCGACAGCGACTCGGTCAGCATCATCGGCGGAGGAGACAGTGCCGCGGCGGTAGACCAACTCGGTTTCGCGGACCAAGTCAGTCATGTCAGCACCGGTGGCGGTGCCAGCCTAGCGATGCTCGAAGGCCAACGCTTCGCCGCCGTCGATCTGCTCGACGAAGCGTAA
- the thiS gene encoding sulfur carrier protein ThiS yields MIQIKVNGERVEIESAMSVERLLNTVEVPANYLAVEINADVVPREDYPSTLVNDGDEVEVVTLVGGG; encoded by the coding sequence ATGATCCAGATTAAAGTCAACGGCGAACGCGTCGAAATCGAATCGGCGATGAGTGTGGAGCGTTTGCTGAACACCGTTGAGGTGCCAGCAAACTACTTGGCTGTGGAGATCAACGCCGACGTCGTGCCCCGCGAAGACTACCCATCGACCCTCGTCAACGATGGGGACGAAGTGGAAGTGGTCACGTTGGTGGGCGGCGGTTGA
- a CDS encoding prenyltransferase/squalene oxidase repeat-containing protein, producing the protein MIRLLTILLCSSLLGSHVSGLVFAETPLQAKIQRSANRGIEFLKNRGQAADGSFSGETGVAVTALCVNAILQHRPQAINDPGIQKALAYIESKFQGDGGIYATGSMYRNYETSVAVGALVQANREGRYDSPLKRAEMFLKGIQWDEGEGIETSDPSYGGAGYGKHKRPDLSNTSFLIDALRDLGNDEEDESLQKALQFVVRSQNLAHQGNDTPHADQVNDGGFYYTPAAGGESQAGAAEGGGLRSYGSMTYAGLKSMIYAGLSKDDPRVMAAMDFIAKNYSLDSNPGMGQAGLYYYYHTFAKALDAAQVEVLDDASGTPHPWREELTDHLISEQQADGSWVNKKSERWMEGDRQLVTAYTLLALAYCRD; encoded by the coding sequence ATGATTCGTTTGCTCACGATTTTGCTTTGTTCCAGCCTGCTGGGTAGCCACGTTTCGGGGCTCGTTTTCGCTGAAACCCCACTCCAAGCGAAAATTCAGCGTTCGGCCAACCGTGGCATTGAATTCCTTAAAAACCGCGGTCAAGCGGCCGACGGTTCCTTCAGCGGCGAAACGGGAGTGGCCGTAACGGCGCTTTGCGTCAACGCGATCCTGCAACACCGCCCCCAAGCGATCAACGATCCTGGGATCCAGAAGGCGCTGGCGTATATTGAGTCAAAATTCCAAGGCGACGGTGGAATTTACGCCACCGGATCGATGTATCGCAATTATGAAACCTCGGTGGCCGTCGGCGCCTTGGTGCAAGCAAACCGCGAGGGCCGTTACGACAGCCCCCTGAAGCGAGCCGAGATGTTTTTGAAGGGGATTCAATGGGACGAAGGGGAAGGGATCGAAACCTCCGACCCTTCCTATGGCGGTGCGGGCTATGGAAAACACAAGCGTCCGGACCTCTCGAACACCTCGTTCTTGATTGATGCGCTCCGCGACCTGGGTAATGACGAGGAGGATGAATCGCTGCAAAAAGCGTTGCAGTTCGTCGTCCGTTCTCAGAACTTGGCCCACCAGGGCAACGACACGCCGCATGCAGACCAAGTCAACGATGGCGGTTTTTATTACACGCCCGCCGCGGGCGGGGAAAGCCAAGCCGGTGCGGCCGAAGGCGGAGGGTTGCGAAGCTATGGTTCGATGACCTATGCGGGACTCAAAAGCATGATCTACGCCGGGTTATCCAAGGATGACCCGCGAGTGATGGCGGCGATGGATTTTATTGCCAAGAACTACTCGCTCGACTCCAACCCCGGGATGGGGCAAGCCGGTTTGTACTATTACTATCACACCTTCGCCAAAGCGCTCGATGCAGCACAAGTCGAGGTGCTTGATGACGCATCGGGAACCCCACACCCGTGGCGTGAAGAGTTGACCGACCACCTGATTTCCGAACAACAAGCCGATGGATCTTGGGTCAACAAGAAGAGCGAGCGTTGGATGGAAGGGGACCGTCAACTCGTGACCGCCTACACCTTGCTCGCGCTGGCGTACTGTCGCGACTAG
- a CDS encoding ImuA family protein: protein MPQQTFEFMEASASAPPLASSQPIRSKANRRSQGTPPLRTPQRPGLAIGKSSLLFPLEPYVRSAPKRAASGLSSHLAEAPPKTAENAPSSLPSEAPLAPVPPSDRQTILEKLRAQANCLNVSSSHPMEAGPTLANHAPIFSTGCVALDHTLLRGGLRGDAISEWIADAEGCGAAALSLVVAGNALRAHDQRLGDSTSPIVIIDSRKTFYPPAAIALGIPATRMILVQPRSGADAVWAIDQALRCEAVAAVWAMIDTRLDDRDARRFQLAAEQGHTPGFFVRPVAERGKPSFAEVRLHVKKGTGLSWPTPPNPHHDTPLQVTLDRGRGGPLGKSVWIQMDDQAQLIEVAAPLRVAAPQGTRHETAAVHLASQLAHPKRTAARSVNPQHRVG, encoded by the coding sequence GTGCCCCAACAAACCTTTGAGTTCATGGAAGCGTCTGCGTCCGCCCCTCCCCTGGCGTCCTCGCAACCGATTCGCTCGAAAGCAAACCGCCGATCCCAAGGGACTCCTCCGCTTCGCACGCCCCAGCGTCCTGGGCTGGCGATTGGAAAATCATCGCTACTGTTTCCGCTCGAGCCCTACGTTCGCTCGGCTCCTAAGCGCGCCGCTTCGGGTCTCTCTTCACACCTCGCCGAAGCCCCCCCCAAGACCGCGGAAAACGCTCCCTCGTCACTTCCGAGCGAAGCCCCCCTTGCGCCGGTCCCGCCATCGGACCGTCAAACGATCCTGGAAAAGTTGCGTGCCCAAGCCAATTGCTTGAACGTGTCGTCATCGCATCCGATGGAGGCGGGCCCGACGTTAGCGAACCACGCACCGATCTTCTCAACCGGTTGCGTGGCGCTCGATCACACGTTGCTTCGCGGTGGTTTGCGAGGGGACGCGATTTCCGAATGGATCGCGGATGCCGAGGGTTGTGGTGCGGCGGCCCTTTCGCTGGTCGTTGCCGGCAATGCGCTTCGCGCTCACGACCAACGACTGGGGGATTCGACCAGCCCGATCGTGATCATTGATTCGCGAAAGACTTTTTATCCCCCCGCGGCGATCGCGTTGGGCATCCCCGCAACGCGGATGATCCTGGTCCAACCTCGCAGTGGCGCCGACGCGGTTTGGGCCATCGACCAAGCGTTGCGATGCGAAGCCGTCGCGGCCGTGTGGGCGATGATCGATACCCGCTTGGATGATCGCGATGCACGACGTTTTCAATTGGCGGCTGAACAGGGACACACGCCTGGATTTTTTGTCCGGCCGGTGGCCGAACGTGGCAAGCCGAGTTTCGCCGAGGTTCGCTTGCATGTTAAAAAGGGCACCGGGTTGTCGTGGCCAACCCCTCCAAATCCGCACCACGACACGCCATTACAAGTCACCTTGGATCGGGGGCGGGGCGGCCCACTCGGCAAAAGTGTCTGGATTCAAATGGATGACCAGGCTCAGTTGATCGAAGTCGCTGCGCCATTGAGAGTGGCGGCACCGCAAGGGACACGACATGAAACGGCTGCTGTGCATCTGGCTTCCCAATTGGCCCATCCAAAGCGTACGGCTGCGCGAAGCGTCAATCCTCAACACCGAGTCGGCTAA
- a CDS encoding MGH1-like glycoside hydrolase domain-containing protein, protein MTAEDERLAQSQRREQNWQRWGPYLSERQWGTVREDYSAGGDATWSYFPHDHARSRAYRWGEDGLLGVCDRECRLCFSLGLWNGHDPILKERLFGVTGPEGNHGEDVKECYYYLDSTPTHSYMKALYKYPQSRFPYEELVDVSRSRSRLEPEYELTDSSAFEESRYFDVIAEYAKSDPDDLLIRLTITNRGPQAAALHLVPQLFFRNTWTWDCSDEGCTTRPSMRLAGNVVHTNHESLKQFWFACDAIDANDDWTWLFTDNETNRERHPDLPGESEHYKDAFNDFIVHGNRDSTNPAKRGTKVGAYGLMMLPAGATREIRLRLAHVDSPIVKDVAGGDSATFSKVAFADSFDACFAKRIDEADAFYASRIPPSLSQDRRMIMRQAYAGLLWTKQFYHYSVATWLDGDPQGAPTNELRKLGRNSDWRHLFNRDVISMPDKWEYPWYAAWDLAFHMVPMAHLDTHFAKEQMILFLREWYMHPSGQIPAYEWQLGDVNPPVHAWGVWQVYKASGAPQQRDKEFLARAFQKLLINFTWWVNRKDPRGKNIFAGGFLGLDNIGVFDRSKPLPQGHLEQADGTAWMAFYCGTMLRIAIELAEGDIAYGDMASKFFEHYVAIAEAMNSMDGSGLWDDEDGFYYDHLYVDGKSTPIRVRSLVGLLPLMTGVILEEPIIEKLPGFKRRMNWFLRNRSDLSQHMTYMEREDTTLGKPCNRLLAIPSSDRFRRLISLMLDENEFLSPFGIRSLSAAHHDAPLVFDFGGQRHEVSYMPGESDSAMFGGNSNWRGPIWFPMNFLLIQALKRYYVFYGDDFKVECPTGSGNMMSLKEVARELERRLISIFEVDRNGFRPSHGRVAQYATDPAWKDLVLFYEYFHADQGTGLGASHQTGWTALIATILRSHGAATH, encoded by the coding sequence ATGACAGCCGAAGACGAACGCTTGGCTCAGTCCCAACGCCGCGAGCAGAATTGGCAACGCTGGGGGCCATATTTGTCCGAGCGACAATGGGGCACCGTGCGTGAGGATTACAGCGCAGGTGGAGATGCGACGTGGAGCTATTTTCCGCATGATCATGCGCGCAGCCGAGCCTACCGCTGGGGTGAGGATGGATTGCTTGGCGTCTGCGACCGGGAATGCCGGCTTTGCTTTTCGTTGGGTCTGTGGAACGGACACGACCCGATTTTGAAAGAGCGATTGTTTGGCGTCACCGGCCCCGAAGGCAATCACGGCGAAGATGTCAAAGAGTGCTACTACTATCTTGATAGCACCCCAACGCACAGTTACATGAAGGCGTTGTACAAGTATCCGCAAAGCCGGTTCCCCTACGAAGAGCTCGTCGACGTTTCGCGATCACGCAGCCGTCTCGAACCTGAATACGAGCTAACCGATTCATCGGCGTTTGAGGAATCACGTTACTTCGATGTTATCGCGGAATACGCTAAAAGCGATCCTGACGATTTGTTGATCCGCTTGACGATTACGAATCGCGGTCCGCAAGCGGCCGCCTTGCATCTGGTTCCACAACTGTTTTTCCGCAACACATGGACCTGGGATTGCAGCGATGAAGGTTGCACGACACGTCCTTCGATGCGTTTGGCGGGCAATGTCGTTCACACGAACCATGAATCACTCAAACAATTCTGGTTCGCCTGTGATGCGATCGATGCGAACGACGATTGGACTTGGTTGTTTACCGACAATGAAACCAATCGAGAGCGTCATCCCGATTTACCGGGTGAGAGCGAGCATTACAAAGACGCCTTCAATGACTTCATCGTGCATGGAAACCGCGACTCGACCAACCCAGCAAAACGCGGCACCAAGGTCGGGGCCTATGGATTGATGATGCTGCCGGCCGGGGCCACGCGTGAGATTCGCTTGCGGCTTGCGCACGTCGATTCGCCGATCGTCAAAGACGTTGCCGGCGGCGACTCGGCCACGTTTTCCAAAGTGGCGTTTGCCGATTCCTTCGACGCGTGTTTTGCCAAACGGATCGACGAAGCGGACGCATTTTATGCCTCACGTATCCCACCGAGTTTAAGCCAAGATCGTCGCATGATCATGCGGCAAGCGTACGCGGGGTTATTGTGGACGAAACAGTTCTACCACTACTCGGTTGCCACGTGGCTTGATGGCGACCCCCAAGGTGCGCCGACCAACGAGCTTCGCAAACTCGGCCGCAACAGCGATTGGCGACACTTGTTCAATCGGGATGTGATCTCGATGCCGGACAAGTGGGAATACCCTTGGTACGCCGCTTGGGATTTGGCATTTCACATGGTGCCGATGGCTCATTTGGATACACACTTTGCCAAAGAGCAAATGATTCTGTTTTTGCGTGAATGGTACATGCACCCCAGCGGGCAGATCCCCGCGTACGAATGGCAACTTGGCGACGTCAATCCTCCCGTGCATGCCTGGGGAGTGTGGCAAGTTTACAAGGCTTCGGGAGCCCCTCAACAACGCGACAAAGAATTCTTGGCGCGGGCCTTTCAAAAACTGCTCATCAACTTCACCTGGTGGGTCAACCGCAAGGATCCGCGAGGCAAAAACATCTTTGCCGGTGGCTTCCTTGGGCTCGACAATATCGGGGTTTTCGATCGCAGTAAACCGTTGCCTCAAGGGCATCTTGAACAAGCCGATGGCACCGCGTGGATGGCATTCTATTGTGGCACGATGTTGCGTATCGCCATCGAATTAGCCGAAGGTGACATCGCCTACGGCGACATGGCAAGCAAGTTCTTCGAGCACTATGTGGCGATCGCCGAAGCGATGAACTCGATGGACGGCAGCGGGCTGTGGGATGACGAAGATGGCTTCTATTACGACCATCTTTACGTCGACGGCAAATCGACTCCGATTCGTGTCCGCTCCCTCGTGGGACTGTTGCCCTTGATGACCGGCGTCATTCTCGAAGAACCGATCATCGAAAAGTTGCCCGGTTTCAAACGACGCATGAACTGGTTTCTTCGCAACCGTAGCGACCTGAGCCAACACATGACCTACATGGAACGCGAGGACACGACGCTCGGGAAACCTTGCAACCGATTGTTGGCGATTCCTTCGAGTGATCGATTTCGGCGTCTGATTTCACTGATGCTCGATGAAAACGAGTTCTTATCGCCGTTTGGAATTCGCAGCCTCTCGGCGGCCCATCACGATGCCCCGCTGGTGTTTGATTTCGGCGGCCAACGCCACGAGGTGAGCTACATGCCCGGCGAGAGTGATAGTGCGATGTTCGGCGGAAACAGCAATTGGCGAGGCCCGATTTGGTTCCCCATGAACTTCTTGCTCATCCAAGCACTCAAACGTTATTACGTGTTCTACGGCGATGACTTTAAAGTCGAATGTCCCACCGGCAGCGGCAACATGATGTCGCTCAAGGAGGTCGCCCGCGAGTTAGAACGACGATTGATTTCGATCTTCGAAGTCGACAGGAACGGTTTCCGCCCGTCTCATGGTCGAGTCGCTCAATATGCAACCGACCCTGCCTGGAAAGACCTCGTGCTGTTCTATGAATACTTTCACGCCGACCAGGGCACCGGGCTGGGCGCAAGTCACCAAACCGGATGGACCGCGTTGATCGCAACAATCCTGCGAAGCCACGGCGCTGCAACCCATTAG